In Microbacterium esteraromaticum, the following proteins share a genomic window:
- the tmk gene encoding dTMP kinase: MTSERSGLWITLEGGDGSGKTTQAGLLAEWMQQRGRTVLRTREPGGSEVGQLIRDIVLHHRGDIAPRAEALLYAADRAHHVATVVRPALARGDVVIQDRYLDSSVAYQGAGRVLDATEVRDLSMWATDGALPDLSVLLDLDPSTARRRLDADDKPFDRLEAEKEEFHARVRGAYLALAAAEPKRFLVIDASLDPDDIAVLIRARMSVLV; this comes from the coding sequence CGGAGAGATCCGGCCTGTGGATCACCCTGGAGGGCGGCGACGGCTCGGGCAAGACCACCCAGGCCGGCCTGCTCGCCGAGTGGATGCAGCAGCGCGGCCGCACGGTGCTGCGCACCCGTGAACCAGGCGGCTCCGAGGTCGGCCAGCTCATCCGCGACATCGTGCTGCACCATCGTGGCGACATCGCGCCGCGGGCCGAAGCGCTGCTGTATGCGGCTGATCGTGCGCACCACGTCGCCACGGTCGTGCGCCCGGCGCTCGCCCGCGGCGACGTCGTCATCCAGGACCGCTACCTCGACTCGTCGGTCGCGTACCAGGGAGCCGGTCGCGTGCTGGATGCGACCGAGGTGCGCGACCTGTCGATGTGGGCGACCGACGGGGCGCTGCCCGACCTGAGCGTCCTGCTCGACCTCGACCCCTCGACCGCTCGCCGTCGGCTCGATGCCGACGACAAGCCGTTCGACAGGCTGGAGGCCGAGAAGGAGGAGTTCCACGCCCGCGTGCGCGGCGCCTACCTGGCGCTGGCCGCAGCCGAGCCGAAGAGATTCCTCGTCATCGACGCGTCGCTCGATCCCGACGACATCGCCGTGCTGATCCGGGCGCGCATGTCGGTGCTCGTCTGA
- a CDS encoding sodium:solute symporter family protein has translation MLLFFGGSLYMSLRIRKRTENADGYMTGGGRIGFGISAASMTATWIWASSMYASATSGYTYGISGPIHYGLWGALMILLIYPFGRRIRQVAPKAHTIAEVMFARHGRSSQLMLAGSNVLGSIISLTSNLIAGGALISMLSPFTFSQGIVAIGAGVLLYTLWSGFRASVLTDFAQVCAMLGAVIVIIPVIFFAAGGPSLFETGAANVTPEQADFFSSDAFFNQGAPYIAAVLAYAIGNQTIAQRLFAVREDLIKKTFVTATFGYGATIIGVGMLGVIALYAGITPVGGDVNNLIPQMAATYLSPLLLCVFFVMIIGSLSSTADADLTALSSIVMADIYGQNIAGKKGANPRTMVLVGRITMIVAMVAGLYFAGSQFNILDLLVFVGALWGALVFPVIASFYWKRVTNLAFSVSVIVALAAFLPVRFEWIDLSGPVGIVSDVLATLGIGVVLGLMAFGFFGTRIALIVGTVATLASAPFAIGFLHTYPVLSGSLIAYAVSTIVCVALTLPSKKDDFDFDVIRQRTGDFDPAPDTAFDPDAELAELADADEPTGR, from the coding sequence ATGCTGCTGTTCTTCGGCGGCAGTCTGTACATGTCGCTGCGCATCCGCAAGCGCACCGAGAACGCCGACGGCTATATGACCGGTGGCGGCCGCATCGGCTTCGGCATCTCAGCCGCATCGATGACCGCCACCTGGATCTGGGCATCGTCGATGTACGCCTCCGCCACCTCGGGGTACACCTACGGGATCTCGGGCCCCATCCACTACGGACTGTGGGGCGCGCTGATGATCCTGCTGATCTACCCCTTCGGCAGGCGCATCCGCCAGGTGGCGCCGAAGGCCCACACGATCGCCGAGGTCATGTTCGCGCGTCACGGGCGCTCCAGCCAGCTGATGCTCGCCGGCTCCAACGTGCTCGGCAGCATCATCAGCCTGACGTCGAACCTGATCGCCGGCGGCGCCCTCATCTCGATGCTCTCGCCCTTCACGTTCAGCCAGGGAATCGTGGCGATCGGCGCCGGGGTGCTGCTGTACACGCTGTGGTCGGGCTTCCGCGCATCGGTGCTCACCGACTTCGCGCAGGTATGCGCGATGCTCGGCGCGGTCATCGTCATCATCCCGGTGATCTTCTTCGCTGCGGGCGGCCCGAGCCTCTTCGAGACGGGTGCCGCGAACGTGACGCCGGAGCAGGCAGACTTCTTCTCGTCGGACGCGTTCTTCAATCAGGGCGCGCCGTACATCGCCGCCGTGCTGGCCTACGCGATCGGCAACCAGACCATCGCACAGCGCCTGTTCGCCGTGCGTGAGGATCTGATCAAGAAGACCTTCGTGACGGCGACCTTCGGATACGGCGCCACGATCATCGGCGTCGGCATGCTGGGGGTCATCGCGCTGTACGCGGGCATCACCCCGGTGGGCGGTGACGTGAACAACCTGATTCCGCAGATGGCGGCGACCTACCTGTCGCCGCTTCTGCTGTGCGTGTTCTTCGTGATGATCATCGGCTCACTCTCGTCGACGGCCGACGCCGACCTCACAGCGCTGTCGTCGATCGTGATGGCCGACATCTACGGTCAGAACATCGCGGGCAAGAAGGGGGCGAACCCGCGCACCATGGTGCTGGTCGGCCGGATCACCATGATCGTCGCGATGGTCGCGGGACTGTACTTCGCGGGCAGCCAGTTCAACATCCTCGACCTGCTGGTCTTCGTGGGAGCGCTCTGGGGTGCGCTGGTCTTCCCGGTGATCGCGAGCTTCTACTGGAAGCGGGTGACCAACCTCGCCTTCTCGGTGTCTGTGATCGTCGCCCTCGCCGCGTTCCTGCCGGTGCGCTTCGAGTGGATCGACCTGAGCGGACCGGTCGGCATCGTGTCCGATGTGCTGGCGACGCTGGGGATCGGCGTGGTGCTGGGACTCATGGCATTCGGCTTCTTCGGCACGCGGATCGCACTGATCGTCGGAACCGTCGCGACGCTGGCATCCGCGCCGTTCGCGATCGGCTTCCTGCACACCTATCCGGTGCTGTCGGGTTCGCTGATCGCCTATGCCGTATCGACCATCGTCTGCGTCGCCCTGACGTTGCCGAGCAAGAAGGACGACTTCGACTTCGACGTCATCCGTCAGCGCACCGGCGACTTCGATCCCGCGCCGGACACGGCGTTCGATCCCGATGCAGAGCTCGCCGAGCTGGCTGATGCCGACGAGCCGACTGGACGCTGA
- a CDS encoding alpha/beta hydrolase: MLSGCLYSQIPDAPTSITREPDTTGVSADLLPYYSQKISWEACGSRFDCAEITAPRDWDDLDAGDLTLEIVRHQASGEFQGSLLINPGGPGSSGYDFVADSLEYAVGADLIERFDVIGFDPRGVGRSSAVTCLDDEQMDEYNYGVVDAPRGTPEWEDELTARNKQYADACEANSDGLLPHITTVNSARDMDLIRGVLGDKTLNYLGYSYGTFLGATYAKLFPERAQRLVLDGAIDPAVPGLDVGTTQAVGFESALRAYLSDCVAGADCPFNGSVDEATADFQALLAAVARTPLENGDGRMLTVDTMITGVITAMYSEQSWSYLTQGLTAALQGDPSGMFALADSYNGREPDGTYADNSSQAFRAYNCMDYPVEDDPVAEDAAMAKIEKLAPTFAPYWQGPDPCEVWPYEPVGVRELITAAGSGPIVVVGTTNDPATPYEWSESLAEQLENGVLVTRVGEGHTGYNKGSSCVDSAVEDFLIDGTVPDDGLRCE, from the coding sequence ATGCTCTCGGGCTGCCTCTACTCGCAGATCCCCGACGCGCCCACATCGATCACCCGCGAGCCTGACACCACCGGCGTCTCGGCCGACCTGCTGCCGTACTACTCGCAGAAGATCAGCTGGGAGGCCTGCGGGTCGCGCTTCGACTGCGCGGAGATCACCGCTCCGCGCGACTGGGATGACCTCGACGCGGGCGATCTCACACTCGAGATCGTGCGTCACCAGGCGAGCGGCGAGTTCCAGGGATCGCTGCTGATCAACCCCGGCGGACCAGGATCGAGCGGGTACGACTTCGTCGCCGACAGCCTCGAGTACGCGGTCGGCGCGGACCTCATCGAGCGATTCGACGTGATCGGCTTCGATCCGCGCGGAGTGGGCCGCTCGAGCGCCGTCACCTGCCTCGACGACGAGCAGATGGACGAGTACAACTACGGCGTGGTCGACGCTCCGCGTGGCACCCCGGAATGGGAAGACGAGCTCACGGCACGCAACAAGCAGTATGCCGACGCGTGCGAGGCCAACAGCGATGGACTGCTGCCGCACATCACGACGGTCAACTCCGCGCGCGACATGGATCTGATCCGCGGCGTGCTCGGCGACAAGACGCTGAACTACCTCGGGTACTCGTACGGCACGTTCCTCGGTGCCACGTACGCCAAGCTGTTCCCCGAGCGCGCTCAGCGACTCGTGCTCGACGGCGCGATCGACCCTGCAGTGCCCGGACTCGATGTCGGCACGACCCAGGCGGTCGGATTCGAGTCGGCACTGCGGGCCTACCTCAGCGACTGCGTCGCCGGGGCCGACTGCCCGTTCAACGGCTCGGTCGATGAGGCCACCGCCGACTTCCAGGCGCTGCTGGCCGCGGTCGCGCGCACCCCGCTCGAGAACGGCGACGGGCGGATGCTGACGGTCGACACGATGATCACCGGCGTGATCACCGCTATGTACAGCGAGCAGAGCTGGTCGTATCTGACACAGGGACTCACCGCGGCACTGCAGGGCGACCCCTCGGGCATGTTCGCGCTCGCCGACAGCTACAACGGGCGCGAGCCCGATGGCACCTACGCCGACAACTCGTCGCAGGCGTTCCGGGCGTACAACTGCATGGACTATCCGGTAGAAGACGACCCGGTCGCCGAAGACGCGGCGATGGCGAAGATCGAGAAGCTCGCTCCGACGTTCGCCCCCTACTGGCAGGGGCCGGACCCCTGCGAGGTCTGGCCGTACGAACCGGTCGGCGTGCGCGAGCTCATCACGGCAGCTGGGTCGGGCCCTATCGTCGTGGTCGGCACGACCAACGACCCGGCGACCCCGTATGAGTGGTCCGAGTCGCTCGCCGAGCAGCTCGAGAACGGAGTGCTTGTCACCCGGGTGGGCGAGGGTCACACGGGCTACAACAAGGGCAGCAGCTGCGTCGACTCGGCCGTCGAGGACTTCCTCATCGACGGCACTGTGCCCGACGACGGGCTGCGCTGCGAGTGA
- a CDS encoding DNA polymerase III subunit delta', whose translation MTALATAPFPWTDVWGQDAAVQTLRQAAADPASLSHAWLITGPPGSGRSTLAYAFAAALIAEGAGDEATMRQVLARTHPDVTALRTDKVIITIAEARALVERSYFAPSAGRYRVIVVEDADRMVERTSNVLLKALEEPPEKTVWVLCAPSEADLLPTIRSRVRALRLREPDVDDVARLIAARTGADTAVAEQAARHAQRHIGMAQRLATDDEARRRRDETLRAVLGVRGVSTAVEVAGTIIQAATDDAKSLTAERDAAERAALLRTVGIAEGQAVPPALRSQISALEDDQRKRATRSLRDGIDRVLTDLQSLYRDVVMLQFGRGDELINRELRDELDRVAEAWPVERTITVLDALADTRESLERNVAPLLAVESLLVTVSSGRTP comes from the coding sequence ATGACAGCCCTCGCGACCGCGCCGTTCCCGTGGACGGACGTGTGGGGTCAGGATGCCGCCGTGCAGACCCTCCGCCAGGCAGCAGCCGATCCGGCATCGCTCTCTCACGCGTGGCTGATCACGGGCCCGCCCGGGTCTGGCCGCTCGACGCTCGCGTACGCCTTCGCCGCGGCACTGATCGCCGAGGGGGCGGGCGACGAGGCGACGATGCGTCAGGTGCTCGCGCGCACTCACCCCGACGTCACGGCGCTGCGCACCGACAAGGTCATCATCACCATCGCCGAGGCGCGTGCGCTGGTCGAGCGGTCGTACTTCGCGCCGTCGGCCGGCCGGTATCGGGTGATCGTGGTCGAAGACGCCGACCGCATGGTCGAGCGCACCTCGAACGTGCTGCTCAAGGCCCTCGAAGAGCCGCCGGAGAAGACGGTGTGGGTGCTCTGCGCCCCCAGCGAGGCAGACCTGCTGCCCACGATCCGCTCGAGAGTGCGCGCCCTGCGCCTGCGCGAGCCCGATGTCGACGATGTGGCGCGACTGATCGCCGCCCGCACCGGGGCCGACACCGCGGTCGCCGAGCAGGCCGCGCGCCACGCGCAGCGGCACATCGGCATGGCTCAGCGCCTGGCGACCGACGACGAGGCACGCCGACGGCGCGACGAGACGCTGCGCGCAGTGCTCGGCGTGCGCGGAGTGAGCACAGCCGTCGAGGTGGCGGGCACGATCATCCAGGCCGCCACCGATGACGCGAAATCGCTCACCGCCGAGCGCGATGCCGCCGAGCGCGCGGCCCTGCTGCGCACCGTCGGAATCGCCGAGGGCCAGGCCGTGCCGCCGGCGCTGCGATCGCAGATCAGTGCTCTCGAAGACGATCAGCGCAAGCGCGCGACGCGCAGCCTGCGCGACGGCATCGACCGGGTGCTCACCGATCTGCAGTCGCTGTACCGAGACGTCGTCATGCTGCAGTTCGGCCGCGGCGACGAGCTCATCAACCGCGAGCTGCGCGATGAGCTCGACCGGGTCGCCGAGGCGTGGCCGGTCGAGCGCACCATCACCGTGCTCGATGCCCTCGCCGACACCCGCGAATCCCTGGAGCGCAATGTCGCTCCGCTGCTCGCCGTCGAGAGTCTCCTCGTGACCGTCTCCAGCGGAAGGACCCCGTGA
- a CDS encoding putative transporter small subunit yields the protein MDLSTIALTAYVLVWPVIVAVTLTVIVRAFVAEARKAKAEGRTII from the coding sequence ATGGACCTGTCGACAATCGCACTGACCGCGTATGTCCTGGTGTGGCCGGTGATCGTGGCGGTAACGCTCACAGTCATCGTGCGCGCCTTCGTCGCAGAGGCGAGGAAGGCCAAGGCGGAGGGCCGCACGATCATCTGA